Proteins encoded in a region of the Populus alba chromosome 13, ASM523922v2, whole genome shotgun sequence genome:
- the LOC118035482 gene encoding pentatricopeptide repeat-containing protein At1g51965, mitochondrial: MRLKTYRGQILLPTTTTAILIRRYGTKYTAKITSTSPTGRTVSAQVTPPQPLPSDSRGYPIPRRQLICEATQILLQTHRSPQKLLDPTDPFLCLQNYLSALSISLTPNEASEILKSLNSPSLALRFFHFCPSLSPNFHHDCFTYSRIILILSKSTLPDRFHLARSIVSEMERNGVRGSISTVNILIGFYENSDDLQKCIGLIKKWGLRMTGYTYKCLVQAYLRSRNTEKGFGVYLEMKKKGHMLDIFAYNMLLDALVKDSEVDHAYKVFEDMKRKHCEPDEYTYTIMIRMTGKIGKPDESLELFEEMLNKGYSPNLIAYNTMIQALANARMVDKAILLFLKMVEKECRPSEFTYSVILHLLATERKLHKLDEVVEVSKKYMSRSIYAYLVRTLKKLGHASEAHRLFCNMWNCHERGDRDACVSMLECLCSAGKTTEAIDLLGKIHEKGVSVDTVMYNTIFSALGKLKQISPLHDLYEKMKQDGPLPDTFTYNILISSFGRAGKVDEAIKIFEELEDSDYKPDTCSYNSMINCLGKNGHLDEAHMKFKEMCEKGLNPDVVTYSTLIECFGKTDKVEMACRLFDEMLAEGCYPNIVTYNILLDCLERSGRTAEAVDLYAKLKQQGLIPDSITYSVLARLQSGSHGKVRVRKQNPITGWVVSPLR; encoded by the exons ATGAGATTGAAAACCTACCGCGGCCAGATCCTCCTCCCTACAACCACCACCGCCATACTCATCCGCAGGTACGGAACAAAATATACAGCGAAAATAACCTCAACATCACCAACGGGAAGAACAGTCTCAGCCCAAGTAACCCCACCTCAACCTCTCCCCTCCGACTCCCGTGGCTACCCAATCCCCCGCCGTCAACTCATCTGCGAAGCCACCCAAATTCTCCTCCAAACCCACCGATCTCCCCAAAAACTCCTTGACCCCACCGACCCTTTCCTTTGTCTCCAAAACTACCTCTCCGCCCTCTCCATTTCCCTCACTCCCAACGAAGCCTCCGAGATTCTCAAATCCCTGAACTCCCCGTCTCTCGCTCTCAGGTTCTTCCACTTTTGCCCATCCCTTTCCCCTAATTTCCACCACGACTGCTTCACCTACTCTCGCATCATCCTCATACTCTCCAAATCCACCCTCCCCGATAGGTTCCACCTCGCCAGGTCCATCGTATCTGAGATGGAGAGGAATGGGGTTCGTGGGTCAATCTCCACCGTTAATATATTGATTGGTTTTTATGAGAATAGTGATGACCTGCAGAAGTGTATTGGGCTGATAAAGAAATGGGGATTGAGGATGACAGGATATACTTATAAGTGCTTGGTTCAAGCTTATTTGAGGTCACGCAATACTGAAAAGGGTTTTGGGGTTTAtttggagatgaagaagaaaggcCACATGCTTGATATTTTTGCTTATAATATGCTCTTGGATGCCTTAGTCAAAGATAGCGAG GTTGACCATGCTTATAAGGTTTTTGAGGACATGAAAAGGAAGCATTGTGAGCCAGATGAATATACGTATACCATTATGATTAGAATGACTGGAAAGATTGGTAAACCTGATGAATCATTGGAACTCTTTGAGGAAATGTTGAATAAGGGCTACTCTCCTAATTTAATTGCTTATAACACCATGATTCAGGCACTTGCTAATGCCCGGATGGTGGATAAGgctattcttcttttcttgaagATGGTGGAGAAAGAGTGCCGGCCTAGTGAATTTACATATAGCGTCATCCTCCATCTTCTGGCTACAGAGAGGAAACTTCATAAGCTAGATGAGGTTGTGGAAGTGTCAAAGAAATATATGAGTAGGTCAATATATGCATATCTTGTAAGGACTCTGAAAAAATTGGGCCATGCAAGTGAAGCTCACAGGCTGTTTTGCAACATGTGGAACTGCCATGAAAGGGGGGATAGGGATGCATGTGTGTCCATGTTGGAGTGTTTATGCAGTGCTGGTAAAACAACAGAGGCCATTGACCTGCTGGGTAAAATTCACGAGAAAGGAGTTAGTGTTGATACAGTCATGTATAATACAATATTCAGTGCACTTGGCAAGTTAAAACAAATATCTCCTCTTCATGAtctttatgaaaagatgaagCAAGATGGTCCTTTGCCTGACACATTCACCTACAATATTCTGATCTCAAGCTTTGGTAGGGCAGGGAAAGTTGACGAggctattaaaatatttgaggaACTTGAAGATAGTGATTATAAACCTGATACATGCTCTTATAATTCTATGATAAATTGCCTTGGGAAGAATGGTCATCTTGATGAAGCTCACATGAAGTTTAAGGAAATGTGTGAAAAAGGATTGAATCCTGATGTTGTGACATACAGCACTCTCATAGAGTGCTTTGGAAAAACGGATAAAGTTGAAATGGCTTGCAGGTTATTCGATGAGATGCTTGCTGAAGGTTGCTATCCTAATATTGTAACTTACAACATCTTACTTGACTGCCTTGAGAGGAGTGGAAGGACTGCTGAAGCTGTTGATTTGTATGCTAAACTCAAACAGCAAGGTTTAATCCCTGATTCAATTACATATTCAGTGCTTGCACGATTGCAAAGTGGTTCACATGGAAAAGTTAGAGTTCGCAAGCAGAATCCTATTACAGGTTGGGTTGTTAGCCCGTTAAGGTGA
- the LOC118035481 gene encoding LOW QUALITY PROTEIN: beta-galactosidase 16-like (The sequence of the model RefSeq protein was modified relative to this genomic sequence to represent the inferred CDS: substituted 1 base at 1 genomic stop codon) — MRRVLFLVAAAVLAVIGSGSAVRGGDVTYDGRSLIIDGQRKIVFSGSIHYPRSTPEMWPSLIAKAKEGGLDAIETYVFWNVHEPQPGHYDFSGGHDIVRFIKEVQAQGLYACLRIGPFIQSEWSYGGLPFWLHDIPGIVFRSDNEPFKVYMQNFTAKVVSMMQSENLYASQGGPIILSQIENEYGTVQKAYGQEGLAYVQWAAQMAEGLQTGVPWVMCKQNNAPGHVINSCNGMKCGQTFVGPNSPNKPSIWTENWTTHYQVYGEDAPMRSAEDIAFHVTLFIAAKKGSFVNYYMYHGGTNFGRTASAFVTTSYYDQAPLDEYGLTTQPKWGHLKELHAAIKLCSTPLLSGVQVNLYLGPQQQAYIFNAVSGECAVFLINNDSSNAASVPFRNASYDLPPMSISILPDCKNVAFNTAKVSTQYTARTMGRGEVLDAADVWQEFTEAIPNFDSTSTRSETLLEQMNTTKDSSDYLWSTFRIQHESSDTQAILDVSSLGHALHAFVNGQXICCVSGSVQGSRKNPRFKFETSVSLSKGINNVSLLSVMVGMPDSGAFLENRAAGLRTVRIRDKQDTNDFTNYSWGYQIGLQGETLQIYTEQGSSQVQWKKFSNAGNPLTWYKTQVDAPPGDVPVALNLASMGKGEAWVNGQSIGRYWPSYRTPNGSAQTWYHVPRSFLKPAGNLLVLQEEEGGNPLQVSLDTVSISQVCGHVTASHLAPVSSWIEHHQKHKSPAKVSGRRPKVLLACPSKSKISRISFASYGTPLGNCRNSMAVGTCHSQNSKAVVEEACLGKMKCSIPVSDRQFSGDPCPAKAKSLMVVAECR; from the exons ATGAGGAGGGTATTGTTTTTAGTGGCGGCGGCTGTTTTAGCAGTTATTGGCAGTGGTAGTGCCGTTCGTGGCGGAGATGTAACCTACGATGGCAGATCTTTGATCATTGATGGGCAACGGAAGATTGTTTTCTCTGGTTCTATTCACTATCCTCGAAGCACCCCAGAG ATGTGGCCATCTCTGATAGCCAAAGCCAAGGAAGGAGGACTGGATGCCATAGAAACCTACGTGTTTTGGAATGTCCATGAACCACAACCTGGTCAT TATGACTTCAGTGGAGGGCATGACATAGTGAGGTTCATCAAGGAAGTCCAGGCACAGGGCCTCTATGCATGTCTTAGGATTGGACCCTTCATTCAAAGTGAATGGTCTTAtgg AGGGCTCCCATTCTGGCTGCATGACATCCCGGGGATTGTTTTTCGATCTGACAATGAACCTTTTAAG GTATATATGCAAAACTTTACTGCAAAAGTAGTGAGCATGATGCAATCAGAGAATTTGTATGCTTCACAGGGAGGTCCAATCATACTATCACAG ATCGAGAATGAATATGGCACAGTTCAGAAGGCTTATGGTCAAGAGGGGCTAGCCTATGTCCAATGGGCAGCACAAATGGCTGAGGGACTTCAAACGGGGGTGCCATGGGTTATGTGCAAGCAAAACAATGCTCCTGGTCATGTG ATAAATTCATGCAATGGAATGAAATGTGGACAGACATTTGTTGGTCCTAACTCACCAAATAAACCATCAATATGGACAGAGAATTGGACAACTCA CTATCAAGTCTATGGTGAGGATGCACCAATGAGATCTGCAGAGGACATTGCATTTCATGTTACATTATTCATCGCTGCAAAGAAGGGAAGCTTTGTAAACTATTACATG TATCATGGTGGAACCAATTTCGGGAGGACAGCCTCTGCGTTTGTAACAACTAGTTATTATGATCAAGCCCCACTTGATGAGTATG GATTGACTACACAACCAAAATGGGGTCATCTCAAGGAGTTGCATGCCGCCATAAAACTATGTTCAACGCCTTTGCTTTCAGGAGTGCAAGTTAATCTCTACCTAGGCCCACAGCAACAA GCCTATATCTTTAATGCAGTATCAGGAGAATGTGCTGTTTTTCTCATAAACAATGACTCAAGCAATGCCGCATCTGTTCCCTTTCGAAATGCTTCATACGACTTGCCTCCAATGTCAATTAGCATCTTACCTGACTGCAAGAATGTTGCCTTCAATACTGCAAAG GTCAGTACTCAATACACCGCAAGAACTATGGGAAGAGGCGAGGTTTTAGATGCTGCAGATGTGTGGCAGGAATTCACCGAAGCAATCCCTAACTTTGACAGCACCTCAACAAGATCAGAAACGTTATTGGAGCAGATGAATACCACGAAAGATTCATCTGATTATCTTTGGTCCACATTCAG gaTTCAGCATGAGTCATCTGACACACAAGCCATACTTGATGTGAGCTCTCTTGGCCATGCTTTGCATGCATTTGTCAACGGACAATAG ATTTGTTGTGTTTCAGGATCTGTTCAAGGAAGCCGTAAGAATCCAAGGTTCAAATTCGAAACAAGTGTCTCTTTGAGTAAAGGGATTAACAATGTCTCCTTACTGAGCGTGATGGTTGGAATGCCG GATTCAGGAGCATTTTTGGAGAACAGAGCTGCAGGACTGAGAACCGTGAGGATTAGAGATAAACAAGACACTAATGACTTCACCAACTACTCATGGGGATATCAG ATAGGATTGCAGGGAGAGACATTACAAATTTACACAGAGCAAGGATCAAGCCAGGTTCAGTGGAAGAAGTTTTCAAATGCTGGAAATCCACTTACATGGTACAAg ACTCAGGTTGATGCACCTCCAGGGGATGTCCCAGTTGCCTTAAATCTTGCCTCCATGGGAAAGGGTGAAGCTTGGGTTAATGGTCAAAGTATTGGTCGATATTGGCCCTCGTATCGTACCCCGAATGGATCAGCACAGACGTG GTATCATGTGCCAAGATCATTCCTCAAACCTGCGGGAAACCTATTAGTTTTACAGGAAGAGGAGGGTGGGAACCCCCTCCAAGTATCCTTGGACACTGTCTCAATCTCACAAGTGTGCGGTCATGTGACTGCTTCTCATTTGGCTCCAGTGTCTTCATGGATAGAACATcaccaaaaacataaaagtcCTGCGAAGGTCAGTGGAAGAAGACCTAAAGTACTCCTAGCTTGCCCTTCAAAAAGCAAGATTTCACGTATTTCGTTTGCAAGCTATGGAACCCCACTTGGTAACTGTAGAAATTCCATGGCTGTTGGAACTTGCCACTCCCAAAACTCAAAAGCTGTTGTCGAAGAG GCATGTCTAGGGAAGATGAAGTGTTCCATTCCGGTATCAGATCGGCAGTTCAGTGGCGATCCGTGCCCCGCAAAAGCAAAATCGTTGATGGTTGTTGCAGAATGCCGATGA